A genome region from Pelodiscus sinensis isolate JC-2024 chromosome 27, ASM4963464v1, whole genome shotgun sequence includes the following:
- the YOD1 gene encoding ubiquitin thioesterase OTU1, whose protein sequence is MLRLRCKARSGSHPLPGLTAHSRLRELQAALAALTGVPAPAQRLLLGFPPRSLDLSDAERRLGELGIHSGDTLIVEEDTTKPKTESPVVAKRSVPNFVRGAVPVLGRRVVPADNSCLFTSIFYVVEGGIYDPACAPEMRSLIAQIVASDPESYCEAVLGKTNQEYCEWIRREDTWGGAIEVSILSKFYQCEICVVDTQTVRIDRFGEDAGYAKRVLLIYDGIHYDPLERKIPDSDVPPLTIFSTNDDIVLAQALELADEARRKRQFTDVNRFTLRCMVCQKGLTGQVEAREHAKETGHTNFGEV, encoded by the exons ATGCTGCGGCTGCGCTGCAAGGCCCGGAGCGGCTCCCACCCGCTGCCCGGCCTCACGGCGCATTCCCGCCTGCGGGAGCTGCAGGCCGCCCTGGCCGCCCTGACCGGGGTCCCCGCCCCGGCCCAGCGCCTCCTGCTCGGCTTCCCCCCGCGCAGCCTCGACCTGAGCGACGCGGAGCGGCGGCTGGGGGAGCTCGGCATCCACTCAG GTGATACTCTAATAGTTGAAGAGGACACAACCAAACCCAAGACTGAGTCACCTGTAGTTGCAAAAAGGAGTGTCCCTAATTTTGTCAGGGGGGCAGTGCCTGTACTTGGAAGGAGGGTTGTTCCAGCAGATAACTCTTGTCTCTTCACAAGCATATTCTATGTGGTAGAGGGGGGCATTTATGATCCAGCATGTGCTCCAGAGATGCGCAGTCTTATAGCTCAGATAGTGGCAAGTGATCCGGAGTCCTATTGTGAGGCAGTACTAGGGAAAACCAATCAAGAGTACTGTGAATGGATCAGAAGAGAAGATACATGGGGAGGAGCCATTGAAGTGTCCATTTTGTCTAAGTTTTATCAGTGTGAAATCTGTGTAGTGGATACACAGACAGTCCGAATTGATCGTTTTGGGGAAGATGCTGGCTATGCTAAGCGGGTCCTTCTGATTTATGATGGGATTCATTATGATCCCCTTGAACGTAAAATCCCGGACTCAGACGTCCCTCCCCTGACCATTTTCTCAACAAATGATGATATTGTTCTTGCACAAGCATTGGAATTAGCAGATGAAGCCAGACGAAAAAGGCAGTTTACTGATGTAAACCGCTTTACGCTGAGATGCATGGTGTGCCAGAAGGGATTAACTGGACAAGTGGAAGCCAGAGAACACGCAAAGGAGACTGGGCACACGAATTTTGGAGAAGTGTGA